From Ovis canadensis isolate MfBH-ARS-UI-01 breed Bighorn chromosome 10, ARS-UI_OviCan_v2, whole genome shotgun sequence, a single genomic window includes:
- the CLN5 gene encoding bis(monoacylglycero)phosphate synthase CLN5 isoform X2, which translates to MAQAGGAGAGAWGRRGAGAGAGPERAPWRWAPALLWLAAATAAAAAAGDPSRRQWPVPYKRFSFRPEPDPYCQAKYTFCPTGSPIPVMKDDDVIEVFRLQAPVWEFKYGDLLGHLKIMHDAIGFRSTLTEKNYTMEWYELFQLGNCTFPHLRPEMNAPFWCNQGAACFFEGIDDNHWKENGTLVLVATISGQLTSLLSPYPPTSLSAKSSF; encoded by the exons ATGGCGCAGGCGGGGGGTGCCGGTGCGGGGGCCTGGGGTCGGCGGGGCGCGGGCGCAGGTGCGGGCCCGGAGCGGGCGCCTTGGCGCTGGGCCCCCGCGCTGCTCTGGCTggcggcggcgacggcggcggcggcggcggcgggcgacCCCTCCCGGCGCCAGTGGCCGGTGCCCTACAA ACGCTTCTCCTTCCGTCCGGAACCAGATCCTTATTGTCAAGCTAAATATACTTTCTGTCCCACTGGCTCCCCTATACCAGTGATGAAGGATGACGATGTCATTGAAGTCTTTCGATTACAAGCCCCAGTGTGGGAATTTAAATATGGAGACCTCCTGGGACACTTG AAAATCATGCATGATGCCATTGGATTCAGGAGTACTTTAACGGAGAAGAACTACACGATGGAATGGTATGAACTCTTCCAACTTGGAAACTGCACGTTTCCCCATCTCCGACCTGAAATGAATGCCCCTTTCTGGTGTAATCAGGGAGCTGCCTGCTTTTTTGAAGGGATTGATGATAATCACTGGAAGGAAAATGGGACGTTAGTTCTAGTAGCAACCATATCAG GCCAGCTCACATCTCTCCTTTCTCCGTATCCACCTACCTCATTATCTGCAAAATCTTCCTTCTGA
- the CLN5 gene encoding bis(monoacylglycero)phosphate synthase CLN5 isoform X1, which translates to MAQAGGAGAGAWGRRGAGAGAGPERAPWRWAPALLWLAAATAAAAAAGDPSRRQWPVPYKRFSFRPEPDPYCQAKYTFCPTGSPIPVMKDDDVIEVFRLQAPVWEFKYGDLLGHLKIMHDAIGFRSTLTEKNYTMEWYELFQLGNCTFPHLRPEMNAPFWCNQGAACFFEGIDDNHWKENGTLVLVATISGGMFNKMAKWVKQDNETGIYYETWTVQASPKKEAEKWFESYDCSKFVLRTYEKLAELGADFKKIETNYTRIFLYSGEPTYLGNETSVFGPTGNKTLALAIKKFYYPFKPHLSTKEFLLSLLQIFDAVVIHREFYLFYNFEYWFLPMKSPFIKITYEEIPLPNRKNRTLSGL; encoded by the exons ATGGCGCAGGCGGGGGGTGCCGGTGCGGGGGCCTGGGGTCGGCGGGGCGCGGGCGCAGGTGCGGGCCCGGAGCGGGCGCCTTGGCGCTGGGCCCCCGCGCTGCTCTGGCTggcggcggcgacggcggcggcggcggcggcgggcgacCCCTCCCGGCGCCAGTGGCCGGTGCCCTACAA ACGCTTCTCCTTCCGTCCGGAACCAGATCCTTATTGTCAAGCTAAATATACTTTCTGTCCCACTGGCTCCCCTATACCAGTGATGAAGGATGACGATGTCATTGAAGTCTTTCGATTACAAGCCCCAGTGTGGGAATTTAAATATGGAGACCTCCTGGGACACTTG AAAATCATGCATGATGCCATTGGATTCAGGAGTACTTTAACGGAGAAGAACTACACGATGGAATGGTATGAACTCTTCCAACTTGGAAACTGCACGTTTCCCCATCTCCGACCTGAAATGAATGCCCCTTTCTGGTGTAATCAGGGAGCTGCCTGCTTTTTTGAAGGGATTGATGATAATCACTGGAAGGAAAATGGGACGTTAGTTCTAGTAGCAACCATATCAG gAGGCATGTTTAACAAAATGGCAAAGTGGGTAAAACAGGACAATGAAACAGGGATTTATTATGAGACATGGACTGTCCAAGCCAGCCCGAAAAAGGAGGCAGAGAAATGGTTTGAATCCTACGACTGCTCCAAATTTGTGTTAAGGACCTATGAGAAATTGGCTGAACTTGGAGCAGACTTCAAGAAGATAGAAACCAACTATACAAGGATATTTCTTTACAGTGGAGAACCTACTTATCTGGGAAATGAAACATCTGTTTTTGGGCCAACAGGAAACAAGACTCTTGCTTTAgctataaaaaaattttattacccTTTCAAACCACATTTGTCAACTAAAGAATTTCTGTTGAGTCTCTTGCAAATTTTTGATGCAGTGGTTATACACAGAGAGttctatttgttttataattttgaatattGGTTTTTACCTATGAAATCCccttttattaaaataacataTGAAGAAATCCCTTTACCTAACAGAAAAAACAGAACACTCTCTGGTTTATAA